One Salvia splendens isolate huo1 chromosome 1, SspV2, whole genome shotgun sequence genomic window, CGAGTAttctataaaaaatattacttcCCCATCCCAACTCatcccaactaagatgataCACTTTACTTTTAAGTTTGTCCCAACctagatgacacatttctatttttggtaaatttttcttACCAATTAATAAACTCAACAATTTTTTTCTCACTCTAATTAAATACCCAACTCTTTTTTTTCTCCATTTAACACTTACATCTacaatttctctctctaattaacTATTTTAACTAACAACTCTTAAAATCTTGTGCCGACTAAGAAACATGTCATCTTAGCCCagacgggggggggggggggggtattAAACTGTATATAGATAACTATAAAATAACTACTCCCTCCTTCCACCATAGGGAGTCTCATTTTAGTTCGGCACtgatttaagaaatataaaagaaaatgtgtGAAAAAAGATATTGAAATGTGTGACCgattttaatatattagttttttttagtaaaatgtgaggataatgagttagtggaaagtgaggtcaatctaccatttatgataaaagtgatcTGGGATTGTTAATGACGAACGGACTAAAATGATCAAAAGaggagactcctaatggcggacggtgTCCCTATGGGAACATCCGATAAAATTGGAACGATACAAAGAAGATTAGCATGGCCCCTGCGCAGTGGCGGATGGAGTAGGGACAAAGGGGGTACAAGtggacccaaaaaaaaaatttagtagtattatatatttaaatacaaattctgagtttatattaataatatatgtataatatCCCCCTATTTGGCTACTCCAAAAACTACACGACCAAAAACTAATGTCCCCTTAATCCATATTTGGCTATTCCTCCAATAAATActggaaaagaaataaaatacatttaataaatcaAAAAGTGGTAAAACTCAATTTTAATTCAAAGCATTTTTTAcagaacacaataaaaataacaaacctATCGCCATCTCCAATTGAAAACCACCGACTGCTTCTGCTTCTTGCCTTCTTCCGCCGCCGACTACCGCTCTCCAACTCCGGTTTCTTGCCTTCTTCTGTGACTTGTCGCCTCAATTTTCATCATACACTTTGTTCTTTGTTGAAAAGGTGAGTGATTAGGAATTTAGGTGTAAAAGTTTAGTTCATTAAATAATTTAGGGATTTTGGCAGCTTGTGCAAAATAGAATAATGTTTTACACTTTATGACTCTCTCTTAGGACGTGTTCACTACTTTAGAGATAGACAGTTTGGGCTTCATTTATGGTTATATTTGGGTGTTCATTAGTCTTGATATAAATGAGGATGGCCCTGCATTTTATTAAGGCCCGCACTGTTCACTCCGTAAATAAGGCAATagcatttattgataaaatggtGCTAATTGAAATGTCATCGAAAATCGCACCAGGAATTGGATGGCAAAAGTCGAATGTGGCCCTAAGGTGCTCGGTTTTCACCCCTAATTTGAAATCACTTCTTCAATTTGTGAGGAAGACCGAAGCCCCAACGCTCTACAACGGCGGCGATAACTGGGTAGTTCACAGCCATCGACGGAGGCGGAATTAAGGTCGGTGTTCTCGCAAATCGTCGAAGCTAGATCCCCGATTCGTGCTTCAGAGTCAAATTCGAGTTTATTGGTGAGTCGCTGCCATTTTACTCAAGGCAAATTGATCATCTAAATTCTCGACAACGCTGCTTCAGGTTAATTTTTTCTACAATAAACAGGCCCCTAACTTAGACGAAGATATGGGCTCCAAGTGTTGTATTGATTATGTGGTTCGTCGCAGGGAACGACGGCCAGGCATGAAATTACCCATCCAAGACGAATTTAGGATCTGCAAGCTCTACTCCAGCCTCCACAAGTAAGTCGTCGGTTCTCCATCTACTCCATGTCCTGTGTTGTGTTCTAAAAAATTTTGGATTTGTGAAGCTGTATGTGATGTGATACAGAGTGTATATGTCTGTAAATTCTTAACATTTGGGTGGCATATGTTGTGATTAAATTTGTGTTGTGATATCGTTTATAATGCCTAAGAATTGGTATTGTTTTGTAATTTGCTCTAGAGCTACTTTATCATTGAGCACGTATCTGTATTGTTTTGTAATTTGCTGTAGAGCTACTTTATCATTGAGCACGTATATGTTAAGTCATTTTGCCAGTGCAATTGTAGAGGTATCCACACCATTTCTGCAATTAAGGAATGTCTAGCCGCACAAGTGAACACAGTCATCTGGTCATGGTATTGGAGGACATTATGCAACTTTATCGTATTGAAACAACCTATTTCTTGCACAAATACCTTAATGCCCGCACCCGGCTGGCTAAAAGAAAGGTCCTAGACCACGAAAAGCGGTATAGTATATTGAAAAAAATCCCTACGCAAGTGGAGCACCTAGATAGACTTGTGCATGCTAGTGATACGGATTGCATCGCCAAATTGCGAGTGGACCGCAACACCTTTGGACGGTTATGTCGTATACTACATGCGCGGGGTGGCCTGCGCATCGGGAGATGTTTAGGAATCGAGGAACAGGTTGCCATGTTTTTGGGGGTACTTGCTCATCATGATAAAAACCGTGTGGTTAAATTCCATTTCCTCCGATCTGGGGCCACTGTTTCGCACATTGTGCACAACGTGCTTTGTGAAATTCTCAACCTTCACTCGGTCCTGATTTCCAAACCCACTCCCGTCGCCGAAAACAACACGGATCATAGATGGAAATGGTTTAAGGTATAATACTTTGTAATGCACTTATCAGCTGTTAACCTACAAGTTATTTTTATACAATTGTTCACCTAAATTGGCTCACTTAATTTTGGTTTTTTATTGAAGGGTTGCCTTGGTGCTCTTGATGGAACACACATCAACGTACTCGTCAGCAATGAAGATAAGCCCCGATACAGAACCAGAAAGGGGCAAATTGCGACTAATACCCTTGCCGTGTGTGATCGGAACATGCAATTCGTGTATCTACTAGCCGGGTGGGAAGGGTCTGCTGGTGACTCCCGTATTCGTAGAGATGCAGTTACCCGGTATAATGGTTTCAAGGTGCCCCAAGGTATGTAGTTCTATACCGGGGTAGTCCACTTATTCAAATATGTGTTCTTAAATAGAAAATCATCAAGCTGATGTTATTTGAATGATCTACGTGTAGGTTGTTACTACTTGTGTGATAATGCTTATGCTAACAGTAATGGCTTCCTCACACCATACCGTGGCGTGCGTTATCATCTGAAAGAGTATGGCCCAGGAACAGAGTCGCCGCAGGatccaaaagaaatgttcaatTTGCGTCATACTAAGGCAAGAAACATAATCGAACGAGCTTTTGCAGTCTTAAAAATGCGTTGGGGTATCCTTCGAAGTGCATCGTTCTATCCAATTGAGACTCAGATCCGCTTGATTATGTGTTGTTTTCTACTACACAATTTTATTCGGCGGGAGATGGAGGTTGATCTGGTCGAAATGAAACTTGATGATGCTGATTTGGCAGAGTTGGGCAACACAGAAGAAAACATAGGCGCTGATTATGTGAATTGTGTCGAGCCAACTGCCGAATGGACTCAAACCAGGGAGCAACTAGCAATGAACATGTGGATGAATAGATAGGATTTATTGTTAGCTACTGATGTTTTTCGAAACTTTTTGCAAACTATGTGATGTTGTACTCATTTGGTTTTATCCACCTCTTAGTTTTTTATAATGCCTTTTATATTATTGGTCCTTATTGTTCGTCTGATTTCAGCAAAATGAATGATAATGACAGAGGGCCCGACTGTGTGTGCGGTGAAGGGAAGATGGTTTTGTTACGTGCGGGGAAGTTGGCCACCAATGCTGGGAGATATTACTACAAATGCCCGGTAGACGGTAAACACCCAGGTTGGTTCTTGTGGTACGATGAATATCCTGTTCAAGCAAACAGCAAAGTCAGCGTCAGCCCACCAGAAAAGCCAAGAGGGAAATGGGATAGTAGGTTGTCCAAACCGGCTGAAAGACTAGACACAAAGAAGAGATGCAGCCGGTGCGTCGATGGCGGGCCAATGGTGCAACTTCAAATGAATGTATTGATTGGGTTCATGGGTTTGCTTCTCATAGTGATTGGTGTTTTGATCGGGAAGCTTATGTAATAGTTTCTCATATTTTAGCAACTTTTGTGTTAATGTATGACTATGATCTGAATTAGGACATTTGGATGGCTAAGTCCATTGATATTTTGGCAAAATGTTTGAAACTTAATTGTATGTAATGTATGACTTGTCAAATCATTTTTAATCGAAGTTTAGGATGAAAAAAGCTAGGTAGAACTCACTCAAACATTCCATCGAACACTTGGTCTGCAGAAGCCGTGGAGCCTCCAGAAgcatcacccggtcgggtgatttgACAACAACCAAaaacccggtcgggtgaaatgCGTATACCGTAAGGGGTTCAGAAGCATCACCTGGTCGGGTGATTTCACAACAACCAACCACCCAGTCGGGTGTTTTTCTTCTAGCCCGTAAGGCATTTCGCCCGGGCGGGCgtttttgtattattatttCGCCCGGTAGGGCGTATGATGAGACGAATTGGCAGAGCAGATGAGACGAGAGAGGGAAGACGAATTTGGAGGTATTGTCATTTATTTATTCCTCCAATTATGAAAAATCTTTTATAGGATATACATAGCTATACTCCCCTAAGTACGGGTAGAAAAATGTCATTCATATTTACTCCTCCAATTGCAATTAAGCCAACATGAATTATGGTTGGGGTAGATATGTGTCAATCGTAATTACTTCACAAGCCTTTCTTCAAGAAGTAATTAAGGTTGGGTGTGATGAGCCTATATCTCTATTTAATTATGAAACTTGACTGGCATTTGCACCACCCAACTTTCGACTGTTCTTCGAAGATCACAAGCCATGGATATTCCTCCACAATCGGTCGTCCTGTACCAAGGCAAATGGACTGCGGATTGTGACACAATCCTCGTCGATACTTTGGTGAGCAAGCAGAGTGAAATGCAATGCAACAACCCGCTATTCCCCCGATGGAGAGTATTGCGTAGTGTGGCCTCGGAAATCCGGAGCATCGCCGGAGTCAAATTTTCTGCGGGTGAAGTAGATGGAAGTGTTGATGTGCTCCATACGCGctacaaaacattcaagaaggTCGTCAACTTCCCGGGCGTGAGATGGGATCAGCTAACCAAGTCTGTGATTGCCTCTGACGAAGTGTGGGTTCAAATCTTGGAGGTATGAAGTCATGCCCTCTTGGTTCAATAGTCTTCTCCTTCCATGTGAAATAACAATATTTTTCTTGTTGTGCATCGTCTACCCGTCTATGTTGTGTAGAAATATGAATTGGCCAAAGCATACTACTATCACGAAGAGCCCATCTTTCCTGCCCTTGCGTGTCTATTTGGGATGGACGACGTGAAATTGGAGCATTCAACGGAAGTGATTGTCCTATCCGACGACACGGAGAAGCTTCCAAGTGAGTCATCTTTGTTTGTTGCAGGAACATTTGACGAAGAAGTTAACTCCCCGGTAACATTTCTTCGTGGACCTGTTCGACTCAAGTTGTTTGACGAAGAACATCCAATTATGGACATGGAGTCCAGCACCAAATGTTCTTCTGGTGGGCCTTCACAAGTGAGGTCCAAGGAGGGGAGGACTTATCGAAAACCCCCACCGCATATGCTTGCTCCTGTCGGTCAGCTGTATATCTCCCCGAAGGGAAGCTGTTGTGGTTCCTACTCACCCATTGGGGGGGGTTGCCATATCTTCACAAATGAGCGACGGCAGCAGGGTGACAAGAGTCCTCATGTGACACACACTGTGTGAATTTTGCATGTGATACAATGTAGTTTGGGACTTTGTTGTCTGATCTCCTTATATGACTTTTGCGGATGTATTATTATCACCATATTTGCAGACCATTAGGGCCTGCATTGATGCCTACCTAAATATATGATATATTATGAGAAGGGGTTGCTTCTTTGTTTTATCTATATTCTGAGACATTCAGAAGAAGGTCTAATTCGTGTATCAAAGTATACCAAAGACTGCTAATTACAACCAACATCACGAAAGCATTCATTAACAGAATTTGTCACCAATAAACCGAAATAAGATTTCAGCATTGCATCTCATCATACACGTCCCACGTACATAACTAttcttccaaaaaaaaaagatcgGTCTGACAATTTAGATACTAGCTTACACATACCAAAAGAGGGCAAAAGTAATAGCCATACCACCTATAAAACGATCATTCAGATCCCCCTGCGATTCTCATCGATAGGCATCAACACGTACCCAAGTCTAGCAGCTTCCGGCATACCAGTAAATATATGGAGCCGCTGAGGCTTGTCACCCAAGATGTTGCATAACTAATATCGTTGCGCTAGagtaaggccatccacagtACATAGCTTCTTAAACACATCCTCTCTAGCCTTGTCCAGGTCAAACTCATATCCGATCCTTGATGAGATGACCTCCAGCCTTGCATTGGTCTCCGAGTGTAGATTTGCAAGAAACTCCATCATTGCAGTGTCGCCGGAGTCATTTTTTCCTTTGAGGCTGCTAGCTTTGTTCGCTGATGTCCCCTGCTCACTCTGTCCTGAAACGTGGTCATTAACATCAGGAATATCATTTACGGGAACGCTTGCACCGGGGGAAAAATCATCGAAGGAAGGATAGTAGTAGTTGTCGTTGGATTGACTGCCCCCAAACTGTTGGGAACGCGCTCCAGCAGCCGCTCCGTCTAGTTGCTCTGCCCCACCGCCTCCGGCACGATCATTGCCAAAAATACTCTTCCATGTATCCCACAACGGCCAAGACTTTGGGCGCATAAACTTTGCTTCTTTATCAGCCTGAAATTTCGGGTCTTTATATCATTCGCAAACAACACCAAAAAACTAACAACATATGAGTGTGTGAATGAGGGTTAAGTGCTTTGAGGTTGATCAGGTATTACCTGAACGATTTGTTCTCATTGCTCATCATCACACTCAATCTTGTGCTTCCCGTCACTATTGAATCCAATACCTGTCCGACTAAAAATGTTTCGCAAAGAACCATAACTTTTCTTCCACGCAGATATTTTCGAATTCACGTGAGGGTCCCGCGGATATCAGAGTCTGGAAATTCTGCACGAATACTATCCTCGATCTTAGTGAAGTATCCCGCACGAAAACCATTATCTGATTTCCACCCCCTAGCAACGAGTTCAAGGAGTGTCGCTGCCAGGATCTCTTCCTCACGCGGCGTCCACATTCTACGCGTCCGGTCTCCCTTCCGAAACTTCTGCCTTGGTGAAGAATTCATTCCTACAGAGCCTATAAACACCAATTCCACAACGGCCAAAAGTTGATTAACTGAAATACAATGGTAGCAACaccaaaaaaaattgcaattgCGTCAAACCTATTGAACACACCTTCCATGAGGATACCACCATCAGTTGCCGCATACCTTGGCCGTTTAGTAGGTGGCACGAACCCTTTCATTCGCAGCGCTCCGGATTGCATTTTTGTTTCAGTAATGCTCTGTGTTTGTTATGAAACTGGAAGCTTTATTTACGTAGAGTAAAAATGTTCAATTTTCGATTGCCGCTAAATTGTGCGTCTGTGCGCGGCAAATAGTTTTCATGGAATGGTGTTAGGGGCAAACCTGTCATTGGCAGTCGGAAAAAGGCAGgttaaaaaatggcaaaatgcaATTCCTCAAATCTGAACGCCCATTTAGTATGTGAATTGTGTGGGCCCAGGAAACACATTTATGCCCTTGTTTCATTTAATGAGAACCCACAATAAATGTAGTGAACACGTCCTTATTGTCTTGGAATTGGGGTGAATTGAAAACAGTCGTGCTTCCAATTATTTGTGGATGAGAAATTCTCAATTATGTATTATTTTAGGGATTATAGAGTACTAAATGCAcaagtatttaattttatatagcttaattgttgttttggattctaaattattgtgtttcaatttaaaaaaatttgatctTCTGACTTTGGTAGCCATTTCAAAAAAGAACGATGATTGTAGTTGGCTTTTTGAAACTGTTAGTATTTTGTTGAATGTAATTGGAGTTTCTTGTAAGAGAAATGAATTGCTTCGCGAAGTTCAAGCACAAAAAGTTGCTCAAGCCTTGGAAATTGGTGAACTTGAATCGGGATCGGGGTTGAATCAAGAACTTAGTTTGAAAAAGCCTGGAGACACTCGTTGGAGTTCTCACTACAAGACTCTTTTGAATATCATGGACTTATTTTCTACAATTTTTTAAGTTCTTACGATGATTGGAAAGAAAGATTCCGTTTTCGATGATAAGGGAAAAGCTCAAGGCATTTTGTACTTACTAGAGTCATTTGATTTCGTGTTTATGGCACAACTAATGACTACTATATTTGGGTACACTAACAATTTGTGTCTTGCTTTgcaaagaagagatcaagacaTCATTAATGCTATGAGGCTTGTCACTTTAACCAAAGATCAACTACAGAAAATGAGGGAGGATGGATGGGAGATTCACTTGAACAAGGTAATCTCAATTTGCAATAAACATGGTATTGTTGTTCCAGATATGAAAGCTCACTATAACCCTCATGGAAGATCAAAACGTTTTGTTCAACAAGTTTCATATCTTCATCATTTTCGTGTTGATGTGTTTATCAAAGTGATTGACTTATTACTTCAAGAACTTGATAATCGATTCGATGAAGTTAATATGGagttgctcagatgtatggctTGCTTCAATGCTAAAGATGGCTTCTCTTCTTTTGACAAGGAAAAGGTACTCAAACTTGCCACTTTTTATCCTTCCGATTTTTCAAATATTGATTTGATGGACCTTGAGTGCCAACTTGATATATTCATTGGAGATATGAGAAGTGATGAAGACTTTCAGAATTTGCGAGATATTAGTTCTCTTTTGGTGAAGCTTGTTGAAACAAAAAGAGATGTGGTTTATTCGCGTGTGGTTTTGCTTatcaagttgattttgattcttcCGGTTACCACTGCAAGTTGAGAAATAGAATGGGTGATCAACCTTTGAATGATTGTTTGGTCACTTTCATTGAGAAAGATGTGTTTCTACAAGTATCCGATGATGATATAGTGAATCGTTTTGAAGAAATAAAGACTCgtcgaaaaataaattagatataatgtagtttatttttgtattttgaaatgtatgactctaaaatttatatatttcaaaatatatttcttttagtattagtttttatttttggtatgttaTATAATGATTTATCATATGACTTGCACCCCCGAATAtaaattcctggatccgccactgcccCTGTGCAAGGATGACATAAATCCTAATGGCGGAAGGAGGGAGTAAATATTTGGTTGTGCATGTATGCTACTCCTTCCATTTAATTCGAAATTAGGCACAATTACGTAGAAAAACATTAGTTAGATTATAAAGTGACATTTTATCGCATAAATAAAAAGGGATTTAACACGACGATGAAGCGTAGCATTATTAATAAGATATTTTGCCTCCATCCAATAGATTGAGAGATTAGATTATGGAGAACGATTTTTAATTAtctttaaaaatgaataaaaatagatATAACACATaaatattcacaaataaaaattaaatgcgATATTTCAAATGTAAAAGCCAAAATTTGAACGTGGGACGTTACAAATGGAACAGGggaattattatttatattttagagtgaattgaatatatctatacatatataaaaggggagttttggagATATTTACAAGATTgccattttatattaaaaattataatttaattaaaactaattttTGTTTGCGAATTTGTTTAGGGTTAACGGCAGTTTCATGGAAATTAATTAGACTTCCAATAAATGTAATGAATATTgctaaatataattattatttaattaaaactgaTTTTTGTTACTAAAACTTCCATTAAATGTAGTGAATATTgcaaaataattcaagcaaaCATTGAAGACAAACCGGGCTTGCAATTTTCTTCTTTAATGTTTGTCAACACGTTTACACGTACATTTCATGCATAATTGTatattaattaacaaaaaaaaataacttcCATAGTTATTTTGTATTAAATGCACACATCTCATCCAGACGCTTACAATATTTAAAGGTACAGTTTACATGTCATGCATAAACTTATACTACCTCATTTTATTAGGCAAACATGACACTACATATTCCCTAATTATAAGGCAAATAACCGTTATTCACACTTATGTTTATCCgaagtggggaataggaaaggTTTCATCCCAAGGCAATTAATGATTTCAGCATACgatcaaattaattttaaaaagtagaaacggttaatatgaaaaaaatgcAAACAATCGTTAATCACAATTAATTTTAGTCTAAGTGGATAATATGAAAGGTTTTTAGAATATGTAGCGCCATAATTTATTGgcctatatataaatataacgTTTGGAAGCTTGATTACTATCCACACATTTTTACTTACCTTACAATTATAATCGAATGTTCGAATCGGTTGTCTCCACGGCTTGGCCACAACCGAAATTAAACCCCTTCCGGCGATGTCTTTGACTCCTCATTTCAACAAAACACTACTTCGGCTCCAATAAGTAATACCATTGGGTGAATAGATGCTTGGATGAATGCaagaaagatttttttttttgtttacaacATAGCCCTATTGTAAAACACTTTCTTGATATGAGCATATAAACAAATTTACAGCCAAGATTCAGGTAAAAAAACATCTACtatcagtaaggattatcaagtaggccgacccagtgtaagatatcgaatacagatctaaaacccccaaaatagaataagtgatcaacaaaataaaattgaactgggacggagggagaattttattgatattttggctcatttgttggacatgatgagtatattttaaagttaagggtttagaatttaggtttcaaggtttgggtttttagtgtatatgGTCACTATATTgtaatgaaatgaagctcgactaggaagtgtctcaccagtgcaatcttaaattataacTTTTGATAAACAGTATCTTAAATCTCATTAGGAGAAGTGGTAATTATACATTCTTTAGGTTTCTTTTGTTTTGAGTGATGtaaatttgctttatttttagTCTCGTGGTTATTATATGCAACAATTAGGTGGGCCGAAAAATAACATATGCTGCCTGCCTGTGGTGGTTTTGCAGCATTCTTGGTTGTCATAAAAAAGGTTTTAGAATTGATAAGGATTTTAGTTTTCAAGGATGAGGTTGAAAGTTCTTTTATCTATAATTTAATGTTTGAATATTATGTTCCAATATTGATTTGTAAATATTTGTACCTTCATATAACTTAAACTTTTATTACACATTTTGTTCATTGTTATTATATGCTATGAtcttttgtttataattttcgtttaataatattgtttataattttgtttcaatCATATAGAAACCATCAAtcaatgttttgaaaatatcttagtccgtgcatagcacgggtgtaatACTAGTAATCATTAATATTTCAGTTATGAATATAAATAGTCTCTGGAGAAATTTTATAGCTTTTTCTTTTACGCGATAATCACATTCATGGTATCTGAGTCAATTTTTTGGCCCAAAATACCTCTCGAGGCATGGAGGACATTTTTGAATTCTTCACTAAATACTAAATAAGATATTTTTCTCAACTTCCCATCCAAatattaaatatgatatttttctcatatttagatatttgaaatgatatttcaaattatattataaatttatccaaaataaataaataaaatttatgtcaAATCATCTCTATAGGTCTTTCTTAATTAAATAAGATGTCCTTATTTCTCTTCCTTCCTCTTCCATTCTCTCCCATTCTTAATTTTTCCTCTTAAAGCAAGAGAAAAAAGCTAATAGTAATGTCTAAGATAATTCactttacaaattaaaattgacTAAATGAGAATATTCAGTTTTAATCAAAATGatactttatattttgtttatatacatAAGGAGTCAAAaaatatttgtaattatttttgcaTATAAATGAGATgaaaattatttcatttatttaatttggataattttaCAACATAGATTTGAAATATCATTTCAAGTATCCAaacatgagaaaaaaaatatcatatttagtatTGGAAATTCAAGGAAAATATCATTTAGTACTTGGGAGGAAAGTCCAAAATTGATGTCCATGCTTTGGAGGTATTTTGGGCCGAGAAatgtcaaaaataccaaaaaaattatatataaattttttttagagaGTATCCATACTCATGACTGATACATAAGGAACTGTTTACGTA contains:
- the LOC121763526 gene encoding uncharacterized protein LOC121763526; this encodes MIGKKDSVFDDKGKAQGILYLLESFDFVFMAQLMTTIFGYTNNLCLALQRRDQDIINAMRLVTLTKDQLQKMREDGWEIHLNKVISICNKHGIVVPDMKAHYNPHGRSKRFVQQVSYLHHFRVDVFIKVIDLLLQELDNRFDEVNMELLRCMACFNAKDGFSSFDKEKVLKLATFYPSDFSNIDLMDLECQLDIFIGDMRSDEDFQNLRDISSLLVKLVETKRDVVYSRVVLLIKLILILPVTTAS